One Manihot esculenta cultivar AM560-2 chromosome 18, M.esculenta_v8, whole genome shotgun sequence genomic window carries:
- the LOC110606666 gene encoding gamma carbonic anhydrase 1, mitochondrial: protein MGTLGRAIYSVGFWIRETGQALDRLGCRLQGNYYFQEQLSRHRTLMNVFDKAPVVDKDAFVAPSASVIGDVQIGRGSSIWYGCVLRGDVNSISIGCGTNIQDNSLVHVAKSNLSGKALPTIVGDNVTVGHSAVLHGCTVEDEAFVGMGATLLDGVVVQKHAMVAAGALVRQNTKIPAGEVWGGNPAKFLRKLTAEEIAFISQSATNYSNLAQVHATENAKPFDEIEFEKVLRKKFARRDEEYDSMLGVVREIPLELTLPQNILPDKAPKAT from the exons ATGGGAACTCTTGGCAGAGCCATATACTCCGTCGGATTCTGGATTCGCGAGACGGGCCAGGCCCTTGATCGTCTCGGCTGTCGCCTCCAGGGCAACTATTACTTCCAAGAACAAT TGTCGAGACATCGAACTCTCATGAACGTATTTGATAAAGCTCCTGTAGTTGATAAGGATGCATTTGTGGCTCCTAGTGCCTCTGTCATTGGTGATGTTCAAATTGGAAGAGGATCATCTATTTGGTATGGATGTGTTTTGAGAG GTGATGTGAACAGCATTAGCATTGGATGTGGAACTAACATACAAGATAACTCCCTTGTGCATGTGGCAAAATCTAACCTAAGTGGGAAGGCTCTACCAACTATAGTTGGGGACAATGTTACTGTAG GCCATAGTGCTGTTCTACATGGCTGCACTGTTGAGGATGAGGCTTTTGTTGGTATGGGAGCAACACTTCTTGATGGTGTTGTTGTACAGAAACATGCCATGGTTGCTGCTGGAGCCCTTGTAAGACAGAACACAAAGATCCCTGCGGGAGAG GTCTGGGGAGGCAATCCAGCAAAGTTTCTGAGGAAGCTAACTGCTGAAGAGATAGCCTTTATTTCTCAATCAGCAACCAATTATTCCAATCTAGCACAGGTTCACGCTACTGAGAATGCTAAGCCTTTTGATGAGATTGAATTTGAGAAGGTGCTTCGCAAGAAGTTTGCTCGTCGGGATGAAGAGTATGACTCAATGCTGGGTGTTGTTCGTGAAATTCCCCTTGAACTTACTCTTCCACAGAATATCCTACCAGATAAAGCACCCAAGGCAACTTAA